A window of the Kosakonia sp. BYX6 genome harbors these coding sequences:
- the nikB gene encoding nickel ABC transporter permease subunit NikB, protein MSRYFFKRLLLLIPMIFAASVVIFLLLRLGAGDPAMDYLRLSNLPPTPDMIAATRVQLGLDQPLIDQYAHWLWRALHLDFGISYATQRPVLDDVLHFLPATLQLAGAALVLILLTSVPLGIWAARHRDGLPDFLVRAVAFLGVSMPNFWLAFLLVMFFSVHLHWLPALGYGGWQHLILPAVSIAFMSLAINARLLRASMLEAAGQRHVTWARLRGLSEKQTERHHILRNASLPVITALGMHIGELIGGTMIIESIFAWPGIGRYAVSAIFNRDYPVIQCFTLVMVMVFVLCNLIVDLLSAALDPRIRHHEGAH, encoded by the coding sequence ATGAGCCGCTATTTCTTCAAGCGCTTGCTGTTGCTGATCCCGATGATCTTCGCCGCTTCGGTGGTGATTTTCCTGCTGCTGCGCCTCGGCGCGGGGGATCCGGCGATGGACTATCTACGGCTTTCCAACCTGCCGCCAACGCCAGACATGATTGCCGCAACGCGTGTGCAACTTGGTCTCGATCAACCGCTGATCGACCAATACGCCCACTGGTTGTGGCGCGCGCTGCATCTGGATTTCGGCATCTCGTATGCCACACAACGCCCGGTACTCGACGATGTGCTGCATTTCTTGCCCGCCACCCTGCAACTGGCGGGCGCGGCGTTAGTGCTGATCCTGCTGACGTCGGTGCCGCTGGGGATTTGGGCGGCGCGTCACCGCGACGGGCTGCCGGATTTCCTGGTGCGCGCGGTGGCGTTTCTCGGCGTGTCGATGCCTAATTTCTGGCTGGCTTTTCTGCTGGTGATGTTTTTCTCGGTGCACCTGCACTGGCTGCCCGCGCTGGGTTACGGCGGCTGGCAACATCTGATTTTACCCGCCGTGTCGATTGCATTTATGTCGCTGGCCATCAACGCCCGCCTGCTGCGCGCCAGCATGCTGGAAGCCGCCGGGCAACGCCATGTCACCTGGGCGCGGCTGCGCGGTTTAAGCGAGAAACAGACCGAACGGCACCACATTTTGCGCAACGCCTCACTGCCGGTGATCACCGCGCTGGGGATGCACATTGGCGAGCTGATTGGCGGCACGATGATCATCGAAAGCATCTTCGCGTGGCCGGGCATCGGCCGCTATGCCGTGTCGGCCATCTTCAACCGCGACTACCCGGTTATCCAGTGTTTCACGCTGGTAATGGTGATGGTGTTTGTGCTCTGCAATTTGATTGTCGATCTGCTCAGCGCCGCGCTCGATCCGCGCATTCGCCACCATGAAGGAGCGCACTGA
- the nikE gene encoding nickel import ATP-binding protein NikE, which yields MNILTVDGVSHAYHQQPVLDNISLALKSGESVALLGRSGCGKSTLARLLVGLESPNEGTISWQGTLLSHLKSDARKAFRRDIQLVFQDPVSAVNPRMTVREILREPLRHLLTLPRAEQDNRIAQLLDEVELESALLDKRPPQLSGGQLQRVCLARALAVEPTLLILDEAVSSLDLLLQAGVINLLKRLQQRSGVACLFITHDLRLVERFCQRVMVMENGTLVETRDVTSPLRFTSAAGQTLQQAVLPAFPSQRIRTPRCNA from the coding sequence ATGAACATTCTGACGGTTGACGGCGTTTCTCACGCTTACCACCAGCAACCGGTGCTGGATAACATTTCTTTGGCGCTGAAAAGCGGTGAAAGCGTGGCGCTGCTTGGGCGTAGCGGCTGCGGGAAAAGCACACTGGCGCGTCTGCTGGTTGGGCTGGAATCCCCCAACGAAGGCACGATTAGCTGGCAGGGTACGCTGCTTTCGCACCTGAAATCCGATGCCCGCAAAGCCTTTCGCCGCGATATTCAACTGGTGTTTCAGGATCCGGTGAGCGCGGTGAACCCGCGCATGACGGTGCGCGAGATCCTGCGCGAACCGCTGCGCCACTTGCTCACGCTGCCCCGGGCGGAGCAAGACAACCGCATTGCGCAGTTACTTGATGAGGTGGAACTGGAAAGCGCCTTGCTGGATAAGCGCCCGCCGCAGTTGAGCGGCGGCCAATTGCAGCGCGTTTGCCTTGCGCGGGCGCTGGCGGTGGAACCGACGCTGCTTATTCTCGACGAAGCGGTTTCCAGCCTCGATCTGCTGTTGCAGGCCGGGGTAATCAACCTGCTCAAGCGCCTGCAACAGCGCTCCGGCGTGGCGTGCCTGTTTATCACTCACGATTTACGTCTGGTTGAGCGCTTTTGCCAGCGGGTGATGGTGATGGAAAACGGCACGCTCGTCGAAACGCGGGATGTCACTTCCCCGCTGCGTTTTACCTCGGCGGCGGGGCAAACGCTGCAACAGGCGGTTCTGCCCGCCTTCCCTTCACAACGCATAAGGACACCGCGATGCAACGCGTAA
- a CDS encoding bifunctional helix-turn-helix transcriptional regulator/GNAT family N-acetyltransferase, whose product MDILSDMPYAFLGSRLKRLAEQMQAEASALVQNTGIHVPPGLYPVLMVLDKQPGLTISELARYARVSQPAMTSSINRLIRAGLVRRQSEDNDRRKTFIRLTAAGKTAIVQGEQVAWPLLGNVVQELTAGLSGNFIEQITQIEKRLAERSLPERGERYINLDLRPMAENEIPAVVSLLNRAYRSGGEEAGWTTEAGLLDGERMSEQTLREELADKPHATVLVWKTANGINGCVWVEPVENDVWYLGSLAITPSLQNAQYGRRLLAAAEQWCRLRGGKTAQMTVLQVRDSLIAWYLRRGYRRTGETEPFPTDDTRFGIPTQPGLLFDVLTKSLV is encoded by the coding sequence ATGGATATTCTTTCTGATATGCCCTACGCCTTTCTCGGCAGCCGCTTAAAACGGCTTGCCGAGCAGATGCAGGCGGAGGCCAGCGCGCTGGTACAAAATACCGGGATTCATGTTCCTCCCGGGCTGTACCCGGTGCTCATGGTGCTGGATAAGCAGCCCGGCCTGACCATCAGCGAACTGGCGCGTTACGCGCGAGTTAGCCAGCCTGCCATGACCAGCAGCATCAATCGGTTAATCCGCGCTGGGCTGGTTCGCCGCCAAAGCGAAGATAACGACCGGCGAAAAACCTTCATCCGCTTAACGGCGGCGGGCAAAACGGCCATTGTGCAGGGTGAACAGGTGGCATGGCCGCTGCTGGGCAATGTGGTTCAGGAACTGACCGCCGGGCTTTCCGGCAATTTTATTGAGCAGATCACGCAGATTGAAAAGCGGCTCGCCGAGCGCTCTTTACCGGAACGGGGCGAGCGTTATATCAACCTCGATCTGCGCCCGATGGCGGAAAATGAAATACCCGCTGTCGTCTCGTTGTTGAACCGCGCTTACCGCAGCGGTGGCGAGGAAGCGGGCTGGACAACCGAAGCCGGTCTGCTTGATGGCGAACGGATGAGTGAACAAACGCTGCGCGAGGAGCTGGCCGATAAACCCCATGCGACAGTGCTGGTGTGGAAAACCGCCAACGGCATTAACGGCTGTGTGTGGGTCGAACCGGTGGAAAATGACGTGTGGTATCTCGGTTCGCTGGCGATCACGCCGTCGCTGCAAAATGCGCAATACGGTCGGCGTTTACTCGCGGCGGCCGAGCAGTGGTGCCGGTTGCGCGGCGGTAAAACCGCCCAGATGACCGTGCTGCAAGTGCGCGATTCGCTGATCGCCTGGTATCTGCGCCGTGGCTATCGCCGCACCGGCGAAACCGAGCCGTTTCCCACTGACGATACGCGGTTCGGCATCCCGACCCAGCCGGGGCTACTGTTTGACGTGCTGACCAAATCCCTCGTCTAA
- a CDS encoding iron-containing alcohol dehydrogenase family protein translates to MLAIHTPQTWFHHAGIRHDAGKYISSLTQHILIITSAQAWARVNPALESSLRASGIKWQTEIMTGYCTDARVAHYAKRARKLGATFIVGVGGGRVLDTAKAVADVIDGGESITLPTVASTCAAWSPLAVFYTEEGGQIRSQPLNTLPKRVLVDSEIIAQSDVRYLKAGIVDALAKWYEFRPYLQHTPHNLALQLKVHTARLAVDVYEKHGAQAVLDNQAHTVTDALVNVIDANIALAGMANSIRGEIPTPGVAHAIHNRLTYEPALRDWLHGERVGYSLLVQSFLENDSDTPDETLLALLRQYDAPLTLAPLKEIRLAVIQAVARSITFPRAAAEHLPFPLEPARIERALRQTEQFFTTRFAV, encoded by the coding sequence ATGCTCGCCATTCACACCCCGCAGACCTGGTTTCATCACGCTGGTATTCGTCATGACGCCGGGAAATACATTTCGTCGCTCACGCAACATATTTTGATTATTACCAGCGCACAGGCCTGGGCACGGGTGAATCCGGCGCTGGAGAGCAGCTTGCGCGCCAGCGGGATCAAATGGCAGACGGAAATCATGACCGGCTACTGTACCGACGCGCGCGTGGCGCATTACGCGAAACGCGCGCGCAAACTGGGGGCGACGTTTATTGTCGGTGTTGGCGGAGGAAGGGTGCTGGACACCGCCAAAGCGGTGGCGGATGTGATTGACGGCGGGGAGTCGATAACCCTTCCGACGGTGGCGTCGACCTGCGCGGCCTGGTCGCCGCTGGCGGTGTTTTACACCGAAGAGGGCGGGCAAATCCGCAGCCAGCCGCTGAACACGCTGCCAAAACGGGTGCTGGTGGACAGCGAAATTATCGCGCAAAGCGATGTGCGTTATTTGAAAGCGGGCATTGTCGATGCGCTGGCGAAATGGTACGAGTTCCGCCCCTATTTACAACACACGCCGCATAACCTGGCGCTGCAATTGAAAGTACACACCGCGCGCCTTGCGGTCGATGTGTATGAAAAGCACGGCGCGCAAGCGGTGTTGGATAATCAGGCGCACACCGTGACCGACGCGCTGGTGAATGTGATTGATGCCAATATTGCCCTCGCCGGAATGGCGAACAGCATTCGCGGCGAAATCCCCACACCCGGCGTGGCGCATGCCATACACAATCGCCTGACCTATGAGCCCGCATTGCGCGACTGGCTGCACGGCGAGCGGGTCGGCTACAGCTTGTTAGTTCAGTCGTTTCTGGAAAATGACAGCGATACGCCGGACGAAACGCTGCTGGCGTTGCTGCGCCAATACGATGCGCCGCTCACGCTGGCACCGCTGAAAGAGATTCGTCTCGCCGTGATTCAGGCGGTGGCGCGCAGTATCACCTTTCCGCGCGCGGCAGCCGAGCATTTGCCGTTCCCGCTGGAACCGGCACGCATTGAGCGGGCGCTGCGCCAGACAGAACAATTTTTCACTACCCGCTTTGCGGTGTAG
- the nikR gene encoding nickel-responsive transcriptional regulator NikR, protein MQRVTITLDDELLATLDDLSQRRGYHNRSEALRDILRGALAQESTQDSEKQGYAVLSYVYEHEKRDLASRIVATQHHHHDVSVATLHVHISHNDCLEIAVLKGNMGDVQHFADDVIAQRGVRHGHLQCLTTEE, encoded by the coding sequence ATGCAACGCGTAACCATTACGCTCGACGATGAGCTACTCGCTACGCTGGATGACCTCAGCCAACGGCGCGGCTACCACAACCGTTCGGAAGCGCTGCGCGATATTTTGCGCGGCGCACTGGCGCAGGAATCAACCCAGGACAGTGAGAAGCAAGGCTACGCCGTGCTGTCGTATGTGTATGAGCATGAGAAGCGCGACCTGGCGAGCCGGATTGTCGCGACGCAGCACCACCATCACGACGTATCCGTTGCCACCTTGCATGTGCACATCAGCCACAATGACTGCCTGGAGATCGCCGTGTTGAAAGGCAACATGGGCGACGTGCAGCATTTTGCCGATGACGTTATCGCCCAGCGCGGCGTGCGCCACGGCCACTTGCAGTGCCTGACGACAGAGGAGTAG
- a CDS encoding alpha/beta fold hydrolase → MRRSVGRFLLLSLLLTGAAHAAGYGEQLEGFHYPWPVKHIDFQSQQQPLSMGYMDIQADKPNGKTAVLLHGKNFCAATWESTITALHNAGYRVIAPDQIGFCTSTKPTHYQYSFQQLAQNTHQLLSQLGVKKAVIIGHSTGGMLATRYALMYPQETQKLVLVNPIGLEDWKAKGVPYRNVDEWYQRELKTTAKSIKAYEQKTYYMGQWKPEYDKWVEMLAGLNSGPGKQRVAWNSALIYEMIYTQPVVYEFKDLRVPTTLFIGTGDTTAPGSDSAPPEVKKAVGNYQVLGKEAAKLIPNARLVEFDGLGHAPQMQDPVKFHQALLDDLAK, encoded by the coding sequence ATGCGACGTTCCGTTGGCCGTTTTTTGCTGCTTTCCCTGCTATTGACCGGCGCGGCGCATGCGGCGGGTTATGGCGAACAACTGGAAGGTTTCCATTACCCATGGCCGGTTAAACACATCGATTTTCAGTCACAACAGCAGCCCCTAAGCATGGGGTATATGGATATTCAGGCCGATAAACCCAATGGTAAAACCGCCGTGCTGCTGCATGGCAAAAACTTTTGCGCCGCGACCTGGGAGAGCACCATCACCGCGCTGCACAACGCCGGTTACCGGGTGATTGCTCCCGATCAAATCGGCTTTTGTACCTCGACAAAGCCCACGCATTACCAATACAGCTTCCAGCAACTCGCCCAAAATACGCATCAACTGCTGTCGCAGCTTGGCGTGAAAAAAGCGGTGATTATCGGCCACTCCACCGGCGGCATGTTGGCGACGCGCTATGCGCTGATGTACCCGCAGGAGACGCAAAAGCTGGTGCTGGTCAACCCGATCGGGCTGGAAGACTGGAAAGCGAAAGGCGTGCCGTATCGTAATGTGGATGAGTGGTATCAACGCGAGCTGAAAACCACAGCGAAAAGCATCAAGGCCTATGAGCAAAAGACCTATTACATGGGCCAATGGAAACCGGAATACGATAAATGGGTGGAGATGCTGGCGGGGTTAAACAGCGGGCCGGGCAAACAGCGTGTGGCCTGGAACTCGGCGCTGATCTACGAAATGATCTATACCCAGCCGGTGGTTTATGAATTCAAGGACTTGCGCGTGCCGACCACGCTGTTTATCGGCACTGGCGATACCACCGCGCCCGGCAGCGACAGCGCGCCGCCGGAAGTGAAAAAAGCGGTCGGCAACTATCAGGTTCTTGGCAAAGAAGCGGCCAAACTGATCCCTAACGCCCGGCTGGTTGAGTTCGACGGGTTGGGCCATGCGCCGCAGATGCAGGACCCGGTGAAATTCCACCAGGCGTTGCTCGACGATCTCGCGAAGTAA
- the nikA gene encoding nickel ABC transporter substrate-binding protein: MSCYRKAGALLLLCASLAVSAAPQTLTTAWPVNVGPLNPHLYTPNQMFAQSMVYEPLVKYQADGSVKPWLATRWKHSEDGKTWVFTLRDGVQFSNGEPFNAQAAAENFRAVLDNRPRHAWLELANQITDVKALSPNALQITLKSAYYPFLQELALPRPFRFIAPSQFKNHETKNGIVAPIGTGPWVLQESRLNQYDVMVRNEHYWGEKPAIGKVVINVIPDPTSRAVAFETGDIDLLYGNEGLLTLDTFARYSQNPAWHTQLSAPVETVMLALNSARAPTNEQAVREALNYAVDKKTLIDGALYGTQHVADTLFAPSVPYANIGLKARQYNPAQAKALLDSAGWTLPAGKTIREKAGKPLHIELAFTGTDALSKSMAEIIQADLRQIGVDIALVGEEESSIYARQRDGRFGMIFNRTWGAPYDPHAFMSSMRVPSHADYQAQLGLPDKALIDKEIGEVLTTRDETARQALYRDILTRLHNDAVYLPISYVSTMVVAKPQLGTIPFAPIASEIPFDQITPDAAP, translated from the coding sequence GTGTCTTGTTACCGTAAAGCTGGCGCTCTGCTGCTGCTCTGCGCATCGTTGGCCGTTTCTGCGGCCCCGCAAACCCTCACCACCGCCTGGCCAGTCAATGTTGGCCCGCTCAATCCGCATCTCTACACGCCGAATCAAATGTTCGCGCAAAGCATGGTTTACGAACCGCTGGTGAAATACCAGGCCGACGGCAGCGTAAAACCCTGGCTGGCAACCCGCTGGAAACACTCAGAGGACGGCAAAACCTGGGTGTTTACCCTGCGCGACGGGGTGCAGTTTTCCAACGGCGAGCCGTTTAACGCCCAGGCCGCCGCAGAAAACTTCCGCGCCGTACTGGATAATCGCCCGCGCCACGCCTGGCTGGAACTGGCAAACCAGATAACCGACGTCAAAGCCTTAAGCCCCAACGCATTACAAATCACCCTCAAAAGCGCCTACTACCCTTTCCTGCAAGAACTCGCCCTGCCCCGCCCGTTTCGCTTTATCGCCCCGTCGCAGTTTAAAAACCACGAAACCAAAAACGGCATTGTTGCACCGATTGGCACCGGGCCGTGGGTGTTGCAGGAATCGCGCCTCAACCAATATGACGTGATGGTACGCAATGAACACTACTGGGGCGAAAAACCGGCGATCGGCAAAGTGGTGATCAACGTGATCCCCGATCCCACCAGCCGCGCGGTGGCGTTTGAAACCGGCGATATCGATCTGCTGTACGGCAACGAAGGGCTACTGACGCTGGATACATTTGCCCGCTACAGCCAGAACCCGGCCTGGCACACGCAGCTTTCCGCACCGGTGGAAACAGTGATGCTGGCGCTCAACTCTGCCCGCGCGCCCACCAATGAGCAGGCGGTACGCGAAGCGCTGAATTACGCGGTGGATAAAAAAACGCTGATTGACGGTGCGCTGTATGGCACGCAACACGTCGCCGACACGCTGTTCGCCCCGAGCGTGCCTTACGCCAACATTGGCCTGAAAGCCCGCCAGTACAATCCCGCGCAGGCAAAAGCGTTGTTAGATAGCGCGGGCTGGACGTTGCCGGCCGGAAAAACCATCCGCGAAAAAGCCGGTAAACCGCTGCATATCGAACTGGCGTTTACCGGCACCGACGCGCTCAGCAAATCGATGGCGGAAATTATTCAGGCCGACCTGCGCCAGATCGGTGTAGATATTGCGCTGGTCGGCGAAGAGGAGAGCAGCATTTACGCCCGCCAGCGCGATGGGCGTTTCGGCATGATCTTCAACCGCACCTGGGGCGCGCCGTACGATCCGCATGCGTTTATGAGTTCAATGCGCGTACCGTCTCACGCCGATTATCAGGCGCAACTGGGTTTGCCGGACAAGGCGCTTATCGACAAAGAGATTGGCGAGGTGCTGACCACCCGCGATGAAACCGCGCGCCAGGCGCTGTACCGCGACATTCTCACCCGGCTGCACAATGACGCGGTTTATCTGCCAATCAGTTATGTCTCAACAATGGTGGTCGCAAAACCGCAACTGGGGACGATCCCGTTTGCGCCGATTGCCTCGGAGATCCCGTTTGATCAGATAACCCCGGACGCAGCGCCATGA
- a CDS encoding SDR family NAD(P)-dependent oxidoreductase: MKIDLSGKVALVTASTGGIGLAIATGLAESGAEVILNGRSEASVTKAKEALAKQVPGAKVRTAIADLGSAQGVDALLKAASDADILVNNAGIYGAKDFYETDDATWENYWQTNVMSGVRLARALLPNLVKKGWGRVVFISSESARNIPADMIHYGVTKTAQLSLARGLAKYVAGSGVTVNSVLPGPTMSDGFAAMMQEEIDKTGKSLETVAKAFVMANRPSSVIQRAATVEEVANMVVYVCSKQASATSGAALRVDGGVVDDIV; the protein is encoded by the coding sequence ATGAAGATTGATCTGAGCGGCAAAGTGGCGCTGGTGACCGCATCGACGGGCGGCATTGGTTTGGCGATTGCAACAGGGCTGGCGGAAAGCGGCGCAGAAGTGATTCTCAACGGGCGCAGCGAAGCGTCGGTAACGAAGGCGAAAGAGGCGCTGGCGAAGCAGGTGCCGGGCGCGAAAGTGCGCACCGCCATTGCCGATCTCGGCTCCGCGCAGGGCGTGGATGCGCTGCTGAAAGCCGCGTCGGACGCGGATATCCTGGTCAATAACGCCGGGATTTATGGCGCGAAAGACTTTTACGAGACCGACGATGCAACCTGGGAAAATTACTGGCAAACCAACGTCATGTCCGGGGTTCGCCTGGCGCGTGCGTTGCTGCCTAACTTGGTGAAAAAAGGCTGGGGACGCGTGGTGTTTATCTCTTCGGAATCCGCGCGCAATATTCCGGCGGATATGATTCATTATGGCGTGACCAAAACGGCGCAGCTTTCGCTGGCGCGCGGGTTGGCGAAGTATGTCGCCGGTAGCGGCGTAACGGTGAACAGTGTATTGCCTGGGCCAACGATGTCGGACGGTTTTGCCGCGATGATGCAAGAAGAAATCGACAAAACCGGCAAGTCGCTGGAAACGGTGGCGAAAGCGTTTGTGATGGCGAACCGACCAAGTTCGGTTATCCAGCGTGCCGCCACGGTTGAGGAAGTGGCGAATATGGTGGTGTATGTCTGCTCGAAACAGGCATCGGCGACGTCTGGCGCTGCGCTGCGCGTGGATGGCGGTGTGGTGGACGATATCGTCTGA
- the nikC gene encoding nickel ABC transporter permease subunit NikC: MHFFKSARWPVRFALLILLLLLVIALTCQWWTPFDPQAIDLPARLLPPGSEHWLGTDHLGRDIFSRLLAATRVSLGSVMICLLLVLALGLTAGGCAGLLGGRVDQAIMRVADVFMTFPTSILSFFMVGVLGTGLTNVIIAIALSHWAWYARMVRSLVISLRSREYVLAARLSGASYVQVFRDHLAGAVVPSLLVLATLDIGHMMLHVAGMSFLGLGVAAPTPEWGVMINDARQYIWTQPLQMLWPGLALFISVMAFNQVGDALRDHLDPHLATEHAH; encoded by the coding sequence ATGCACTTTTTTAAATCCGCGCGCTGGCCGGTGCGTTTCGCGCTGCTGATTTTGCTATTACTGCTGGTGATTGCACTCACCTGCCAGTGGTGGACGCCGTTTGATCCGCAGGCCATTGATTTGCCCGCGCGCCTGTTACCGCCCGGCAGCGAACACTGGCTCGGCACCGATCACCTCGGGCGCGATATCTTTTCCCGGCTTTTGGCGGCGACCCGCGTGTCGCTCGGTTCAGTGATGATTTGCCTGTTGCTGGTGCTGGCGCTGGGGCTCACCGCCGGCGGCTGCGCCGGGTTGCTCGGCGGTCGCGTTGACCAGGCGATCATGCGCGTCGCCGATGTGTTTATGACCTTTCCCACCTCGATCCTGTCGTTTTTTATGGTCGGTGTGCTCGGCACCGGGCTGACCAATGTGATTATCGCGATCGCCCTTTCCCACTGGGCCTGGTACGCGCGCATGGTGCGAAGCCTCGTAATTTCCCTGCGTAGCCGCGAGTACGTGCTGGCGGCGCGCTTAAGCGGTGCGAGTTATGTGCAGGTGTTTCGCGACCATCTGGCGGGTGCGGTGGTGCCTTCGCTGCTGGTGCTGGCGACACTCGACATCGGCCATATGATGCTGCACGTCGCGGGGATGTCGTTTCTCGGGCTGGGTGTGGCTGCGCCAACGCCGGAGTGGGGCGTGATGATCAACGACGCGCGGCAATACATCTGGACGCAGCCGCTGCAAATGCTCTGGCCGGGGCTGGCGCTGTTCATCAGCGTGATGGCGTTTAACCAGGTGGGCGATGCCCTGCGCGACCATCTTGACCCTCATCTGGCAACGGAGCACGCCCACTGA
- the arnB gene encoding UDP-4-amino-4-deoxy-L-arabinose aminotransferase yields the protein MSDFLPFSRPSMGDEEFAAIQQVLASGWITTGPKNQALEAAFCSLTGNRHAIAVSSATGGMHVTLMALGIGAGDEVITPSMTWVSTLNMIVLLGATPVMIDVDNDTLMVTPEAIEAAITPRTKAIVPVHYAGAPADLDAIRAIGEKHGIAVIEDAAHAAGTYYKGQHVGARGTAIFSFHAIKNMTCAEGGLVVTDDEQLANRIRSLKFHGLGVDAFDRQSHGRAPQAEVISPGFKYNLADINAAIALVQLEKLPAANARRHDIAQRYLQELADTPFQPLALPAWAHQHAWHLFIIRVDEQRCGLSRDALMENLKAQGIGTGLHFRAVHTQKYYRERFPVSLPHTEWNSARICSLPLFPDMTHDDTTRVITALKQIAGH from the coding sequence ATGAGTGATTTTTTACCGTTCTCACGCCCGTCGATGGGGGATGAAGAATTCGCCGCCATTCAGCAGGTGCTGGCTTCTGGGTGGATCACCACCGGCCCGAAAAATCAGGCACTGGAAGCCGCATTTTGTTCATTGACCGGCAACCGCCACGCCATTGCCGTGAGCTCGGCGACTGGCGGCATGCACGTGACATTAATGGCGCTCGGCATTGGCGCCGGTGATGAAGTGATCACACCGTCAATGACCTGGGTTTCCACGCTCAACATGATCGTGCTGCTGGGCGCGACGCCGGTGATGATCGATGTCGACAACGACACCTTGATGGTTACGCCCGAAGCGATTGAAGCGGCGATCACGCCGCGCACCAAAGCGATCGTGCCGGTGCATTACGCGGGCGCTCCGGCGGATCTCGATGCCATTCGTGCTATCGGTGAAAAGCACGGCATTGCGGTGATTGAAGATGCTGCACATGCGGCGGGGACGTACTACAAAGGCCAGCACGTTGGTGCACGCGGCACCGCCATTTTCTCCTTCCACGCGATCAAAAACATGACCTGCGCCGAAGGCGGGCTGGTAGTGACGGACGACGAGCAGCTGGCGAACCGCATTCGCAGCCTGAAATTTCACGGTCTTGGCGTCGATGCTTTTGACAGACAGAGCCACGGCCGCGCGCCACAGGCCGAAGTGATCTCGCCGGGTTTCAAATACAACCTCGCCGATATCAATGCCGCCATCGCGTTGGTTCAGCTCGAAAAACTGCCTGCGGCCAACGCCCGGCGTCACGACATCGCCCAACGTTATTTACAGGAACTGGCGGATACGCCGTTTCAGCCGCTGGCGCTGCCCGCCTGGGCGCATCAGCACGCCTGGCATCTGTTTATTATTCGCGTCGATGAACAGCGCTGCGGCCTGTCTCGCGACGCATTGATGGAAAACCTGAAAGCGCAGGGCATCGGTACTGGCCTGCATTTTCGCGCGGTACATACGCAAAAATACTACCGCGAACGCTTCCCCGTCTCTTTACCCCATACGGAGTGGAACAGTGCGCGTATCTGTTCGCTGCCGCTTTTCCCGGATATGACCCATGACGACACAACCCGCGTCATTACTGCACTTAAGCAAATTGCAGGGCACTGA
- the nikD gene encoding nickel import ATP-binding protein NikD, with the protein MPAQLSLESLSLHAERPLVQDVSLTLQRGRVLALVGGSGSGKSLTCAAALGVLPPGVRQTAGRILIDHQPVSPQVLRGVTVATVMQNPRSAFNPLRTMAAHARETCQALGKPADDKTLIAALHSVGLDDAKRILGLYPFEMSGGMLQRMMIALALLSDAPFIVADEPTTDLDAVAQAKILDLLETIVHERQPGMLLVTHDMGVVARLADDVAVMDNGRIIERGAVEALFNAPQHPLTRQLVAAHLALYGMELAQ; encoded by the coding sequence ATGCCCGCACAACTGAGCCTTGAAAGTCTCTCCCTGCATGCCGAAAGGCCGCTGGTGCAGGATGTCTCACTAACCTTGCAACGCGGGCGCGTACTGGCGCTGGTCGGCGGTAGCGGCAGCGGGAAATCGCTGACCTGCGCGGCGGCGCTCGGCGTGCTGCCGCCAGGCGTGCGGCAAACGGCGGGGCGCATTCTCATCGACCATCAACCGGTTTCCCCGCAGGTGCTTCGCGGCGTGACGGTGGCAACGGTGATGCAAAACCCGCGCAGCGCCTTTAACCCGCTGCGCACGATGGCGGCGCACGCGCGCGAAACCTGCCAGGCGCTGGGCAAACCGGCCGATGACAAAACGCTTATCGCCGCGCTGCACAGCGTCGGGCTGGATGACGCGAAACGCATACTCGGCCTGTATCCGTTCGAGATGAGCGGCGGCATGCTGCAACGGATGATGATTGCACTGGCATTACTCAGCGATGCGCCGTTTATTGTCGCCGACGAACCGACTACCGATCTGGACGCCGTCGCGCAGGCAAAAATCCTCGATTTGCTGGAAACCATCGTGCATGAGCGCCAGCCCGGCATGCTGCTGGTGACCCACGATATGGGCGTAGTGGCGCGTCTGGCGGATGACGTAGCGGTGATGGATAACGGGCGCATTATCGAGCGCGGCGCGGTCGAGGCACTGTTCAACGCGCCGCAACACCCGCTGACTCGCCAACTTGTGGCAGCGCATTTGGCGCTATACGGCATGGAGCTTGCGCAATGA